One window from the genome of Balaenoptera musculus isolate JJ_BM4_2016_0621 chromosome 3, mBalMus1.pri.v3, whole genome shotgun sequence encodes:
- the AK6 gene encoding adenylate kinase isoenzyme 6 translates to MLLPNILLTGTPGVGKTTLGKELASRSGLKYVNVGDLAREGQLYDGYDEEYDCPILDEDRVVDELENQMSEGGVIVDYHGCDFFPERWFHIVFVLKTDNSVLYKRLETRGYNQKKLKDNIQCEIFQVLYEEALGSYKEEIVHPLPSNKPEDLEDNINQILKWIEQWVKDHSS, encoded by the exons ATGTTGCTTCCGAACATCCTGCTCACCG GTACACCAGGGGTTGGAAAAACCACGCTAGGCAAAGAACTTGCATCAAGATCAGGACTGAAATACGTTAATGTGGGTGATTTAGCTCGAGAAG GGCAGTTATATGATGGCTATGATGAAGAGTATGATTGTCCCATTTTAGATGAAGACAGA GTAGTTGATGAGTTAGAAAACCAAATGAGTGAAGGTGGAGTTATTGTTGATTACCATGGTTGTGATTTCTTCCCTGAACGCTGGTTTCATATAGTATTTGTGCTGAAAACAGATAACAGTGTTTTGTACAAAAGACTTGAAACTAG GGGTTATAATCAGAAGAAACTAAAAGACAATATTCAGTGTGAAATTTTTCAAGTTCTTTATGAAGAAGCCTTGGGATCCTACAAGGAAGAAATAGTGCATCCGCTGCCGAGCAATAAACCAGAAGATCTAGAGGATAATATCAATCAGATATTGAAATGGATAGAGCAGTGGGTCAAAGATCATAGCTCTTGA
- the TAF9 gene encoding transcription initiation factor TFIID subunit 9, with the protein MESGKMASPKSMPKDAQMMAQILKDMGITEYEPRVINQMLEFAFRYVTTILDDAKIYSSHAKKATVDADDVRLAIQCRADQSFTSPPPRDFLLDIARQRNQTPLPLIKPYSGPRLPPDRYCLTAPNYRLKSLQKKASTSAGRITVPRLSVGSVTSRPSTPTLGTPTPQTMSVSTKVGTPVSLTGQRFTVQMPTSQSPAVKASIPATSAVQNVLINPSLIGSKNILITTNMVSSQNTANEASNALKRKREDDDDDDDDDDDDYDNL; encoded by the coding sequence ATGGAGTCTGGCAAGATGGCTTCTCCCAAGAGCATGCCGAAAGATGCACAGATGATGGCACAAATCCTGAAGGATATGGGGATTACAGAATATGAACCAAGAGTTATAAATCAGATGTTGGAGTTTGCCTTCCGATATGTGACCACAATTCTAGATGATGCAAAAATTTATTCAAGTCATGCTAAGAAGGCTACTGTTGATGCAGATGATGTGCGATTGGCAATCCAGTGTCGTGCTGACCAGTCTTTTACCTCTCCTCCCCCAAGAGATTTTTTATTAGATATTGCAAGGCAAAGGAATCAAACCCCTTTGCCATTAATCAAGCCATATTCAGGTCCTAGATTGCCACCTGATAGATATTGCTTGACTGCTCCAAATTATAGACTTAAATCCTTACAAAAAAAGGCATCTACTTCTGCAGGAAGAATAACAGTTCCACGGTTAAGTGTTGGTTCAGTTACTAGCAGACCAAGTACTCCCACGCTTGGCACACCAACCCCACAAACCATGTCTGTTTCAACTAAAGTAGGGACTCCAGTGTCCCTCACAGGGCAAAGGTTCACAGTACAGATGCCCACTTCACAATCCCCAGCTGTAAAAGCATCAATTCCTGCAACATCAGCAGTTCAGAATGTTCTAATTAATCCATCACTAATTGGGtccaaaaatattcttattaccaCTAACATGGTGTCATCACAGAATACTGCCAATGAAGCATCAAATGCATTGAAAAGAAAAcgtgaagatgatgatgatgatgatgacgatgatgatgatgactatGATAATTTGTAA